A stretch of Labrus mixtus chromosome 7, fLabMix1.1, whole genome shotgun sequence DNA encodes these proteins:
- the LOC132977535 gene encoding lysyl oxidase homolog 2A-like yields the protein MSGTGLPAVRGAELGVLKGTKKRCFSSHPLQQVGNLRVCSWKGCAAFFRLSKSLPLSCNMLRPITIHFLVSTLMLMWPLCSAQPSSGTPVIQLRLAGEKRKHYEGRVEVFYNGEWGTVCDDDFTIQAAQVVCRELGFIDAESWSPSSKYGQGEGHIWLDNVHCTGGEKSLAQCESNGFGVSDCKHSEDVGVVCTQKRIPGFKFIRNQANNDEGLTVQVEDVRIRATYSHRKRIPITDGFLEVKDGGKWRQICNEGWTEMNSRVICGMHGFPVEKRLNTRPYQLLAKRRKKNYWGFSVNCTGNEADLSDCKLGPEIELKGNLTCEHGMPVVVSCVPGRAFAPSVSAGFSKAYRVEQPLVRLRGGAMIGEGRVEVLKNGEWGTICDDNWNIRAATVVCRELGFGSAKEALTGARLGQGMGPVHMNEVECSGFEKSLTECYFNRDALGCSHEEDAAVRCNVPAMGFKKRLRLNGGRNPYEGRVEVLAERNGSLVWGTVCSDSWGTMEAMVVCRQLGLGFASHSFQETWYWAGDPTADAIVMSGVRCSGTELTLDQCLHHGKHVDCKKGGGRFAAGVSCTQTAPDLVLNAQVVEQTTYLEDRPMYALECAQEEHCLSTSADKADPRSYRRLLRFSSQIHNNGQSDFRPRAAHHSWIWHECHRHYHSMEVFTHYDLLSLNGTKVAEGHKASFCLEDTYCEEGIQKRYECENFGAQGITVGCWDTYRHDIDCQWIDITDIKPGDYILQVVINPNYEVAESDYSNNIMRCRSRYDGHRIWTFNCHIGGSLGSDIDDMFPGLLTNQLSRR from the exons ATGAGTGGGACGGGCCTGCCAGCTGTGAGGGGAGCAGAGTTAGGGGTACTAAAGGGGACAAAGAAGCGCTGCTTCTCATCTCATCCCCTGCAACAGGTTGGAAACCTCAGGGTCTGCTCTTGGAAAGGCTGTGCTGCTTTTTTCCGTCTGTCAAA ATCACTGCCCCTGTCCTGCAACATGCTTCGCCCAATCACCATCCACTTTCTTGTGTCCACCTTGATGTTAATGTGGCCGCTGTGCAGCGCCCAGCCAAGCTCTGGCACTCCTGTTATCCAACTACGTCTAGCCGGGGAGAAGCGGAAACACTACGAGGGTCGTGTTGAGGTTTTCTACAATGGAGAGTGGGGGACGGTCTGCGATGATGACTTCACCATCCAAGCTGCTCAAGTGGTGTGCAGAGAGCTTGGCTTCATTGATGCCGAGTCCTGGTCGCCCTCTTCCAAGTATGGACAAGGAGAAG GCCACATCTGGCTCGACAACGTGCATTGCACTGGTGGAGAGAAGAGCCTGGCTCAGTGTGAGTCTAACGGCTTTGGAGTGTCTGACTGCAAGCATTCAGAGGATGTCGGAGTGGTGTGCACGCAGAAGCGCATTCCTGGCTTCAAGTTCATTCGGAACCAGGCCAACAACGATGAG GGCCTGACGGTGCAGGTGGAGGATGTGAGGATCAGGGCCACTTACTCCCACAGGAAAAGGATTCCCATCACGGACGGCTTCTTGGAGGTGAAAGACGGAGGCAAGTGGAGACAGATCTGTAACGAGGGCTGGACGGAGATGAACAGCAGGGTCATCTGTGGCATGCACGGCTTCCCCGTGGAGAAACGCTTGAACACCCGACCCTACCA ATTGCTGGCCAAGCGTCGTAAGAAGAACTACTGGGGTTTCTCTGTGAACTGCACGGGCAACGAGGCCGACCTCTCTGATTGTAAGCTTGGCCCGGAGATAGAGCTGAAGGGCAACCTCACCTGTGAGCACGGCATGCCTGTAGTGGTCAGCTGTGTGCCCGGACGTGCCTTTGCTCCCAGCGTCAGCGCCGGCTTCAGCAAGGCCTACAGGGTGGAG caacccTTGGTGCGTCTAAGAGGCGGAGCTATGATTGGCGAGGGGAGAGTGGAGGTGTTGAAGAATGGGGAGTGGGGAACAATTTGTGACGACAACTGGAACATTAGAGCTGCCACGGTGGTGTGTCGGGAGCTCGGCTTTGGGAGCGCCAAAGAGGCGTTGACTGGCGCCAGACTGGGTCAAG GGATGGGGCCGGTCCACATGAACGAGGTAGAGTGCTCTGGCTTTGAAAAGTCGCTGACAGAGTGCTACTTCAACCGTGACGCTTTGGGCTGCAGCCACGAGGAAGACGCAGCAGTCAGGTGTAATGTTCCTGccatgggcttcaaaaaaaga CTGCGGTTAAATGGCGGCCGTAATCCCTATGAGGGTCGTGTGGAGGTCCTGGCAGAGAGGAACGGCTCTCTGGTGTGGGGCACAGTGTGCAGTGACAGCTGGGGCACCATGGAGGCCATGGTGGTGTGCAGACAGCTAGGTTTGGGCTTTGCCAGCCACTCTTTCCAG GAAACTTGGTACTGGGCAGGAGATCCCACAGCTGATGCCATTGTGATGAGCGGAGTGAGGTGTTCAGGGACAGAGCTGACTCTGGATCAGTGTCTACATCATGGGAAACACGTCGACTGTAAGAAAGGAGGGGGACGCTTCGCTGCTGGGGTCTCTTGTACTCAGA CGGCCCCAGACCTGGTCCTCAATGCCCAGGTTGTGGAGCAGACCACCTACCTGGAGGACAGACCAATGTACGCGCTGGAGTGTGCCCAGGAGGAGCACTGTCTGTCCACCAGCGCAGACAAAGCCGACCCCAGGTCTTACCGTCGCCTCCTACGCTTCTCCTCCCAGATCCACAACAATGGACAGTCAGACTTCAGGCCGCGCGCCGCTCATCACTCCTGGATCTGGCACGAGTGTCACAG ACATTACCACAGCATGGAGGTTTTCACCCACTATGACCTGCTGAGTCTAAACGGCACCAAAGTGGCCGAGGGTCACAAAGCCAGCTTCTGTCTAGAGGACACATATTGTGAAGAAG GTATCCAGAAGAGGTATGAATGTGAAAACTTTGGAGCGCAGGGCATCACGGTGGGCTGCTGGGATACCTACAGACACGACATCGACTGTCAGTGGATTGACATCACAGACATCAAGCCAGGGGACTACATCTTGCAG GTTGTGATAAACCCGAATTATGAAGTGGCAGAATCAGATTACTCCAACAACATTATGAGGTGCCGCTCCCGTTACGATGGACATCGGATATGGACATTCAACTGTCATATAG GTGGCTCACTGGGTTCAGACATAGACGACATGTTCCCTGGATTGCTGACCAATCAGCTTTCACGCAGGTAG